The Mucilaginibacter mallensis genome has a segment encoding these proteins:
- a CDS encoding DUF4337 domain-containing protein → MDEIEDYSESIHEQSNEHAHKIVHESGGKEKWVIFVALTTAVIAVLAAITGLLAGDHADEAMLAQMRSSDQWAFYQAKGIKADILSSSNNMLVSIGKAPDTAAANKVKKNKLDQVEIMAKAQDYEKESKEHVAKHKVLASGVTLFQIAIAIGAISIITKRKLLWVVSMGFAVIGIYFLLHGTVF, encoded by the coding sequence ATGGATGAGATAGAAGATTACTCCGAATCAATTCATGAGCAAAGTAATGAGCATGCACATAAGATAGTGCATGAAAGTGGTGGTAAAGAAAAGTGGGTGATATTTGTAGCGCTTACAACAGCAGTAATAGCTGTGTTGGCTGCCATCACCGGACTTTTGGCCGGCGATCATGCCGATGAAGCTATGCTGGCGCAGATGAGATCTTCAGATCAATGGGCATTTTACCAGGCAAAAGGTATTAAGGCTGATATCCTTAGCTCATCAAATAATATGCTTGTTTCCATTGGCAAAGCGCCTGATACCGCCGCTGCCAATAAGGTTAAAAAGAACAAGCTGGATCAGGTGGAGATAATGGCTAAGGCTCAGGATTATGAAAAGGAATCAAAAGAACATGTGGCCAAACATAAGGTTTTAGCCAGCGGCGTAACACTTTTCCAGATAGCTATTGCCATTGGCGCTATATCCATTATTACCAAGCGTAAATTGCTGTGGGTGGT